A single Lacerta agilis isolate rLacAgi1 chromosome 10, rLacAgi1.pri, whole genome shotgun sequence DNA region contains:
- the NRF1 gene encoding nuclear respiratory factor 1 isoform X2 gives MEEHTVTQTEHMATIEAHAVAQQVQQVHVATYTEHSMLSADEDSPSSPEDTSYDDSDILNSTATDEVTAHLAAAGPVGMAAAAAVATGKKRKRPHVFESNPSIRKRQQTRLLRKLRATLDEYTTRVGQQAIVLCISPSKPNPVFKVFGAAPLENVVRKYKSMILEDLESALLEHAPAPQEVNSELPPLTIDGIPVSVDKMTQAQLRAFIPEMLKYSTGRGKPGWGKESCKPVWWPEDIPWANVRSDVRTEEQKQRVCVDESPLASAKGSDLGSKEHCESSRTHHSQVSWTQALRTIVKNCYKQHGREDLLYAFEDQQTQPATATHSIAHLVPSQTVVQTFSNPDGTVSLIQVGTGATVATLADASELPTTVTVAQVNYSAVTDGEVEQNWATLQGGEMTIQTTQASEATQAVASLAEAAVAASQEMQQGATVTMALNSEAAAHAVATLAEATLQGGGQIVLSGETAAAVGALTGVQDANAPVAPEEVGSEAPADPVSLTWGVPMAHSYIIWPAGNGMERTLASLLS, from the exons ATGGAGGAACACACGGTGACGCAGACGGAGCACATGGCCACCATCGAGGCCCATGCGGTGGCCCAACAGGTGCAGCAGGTCCACGTGGCCACGTACACGGAGCACAGCATGCTCAGCGCGGACGAAGACTCGCCCTCTTCCCCCGAGGACACCTCCTACGATGACTCGGACATTCTCAACTCCACGGCTACTGATGAGGTGACCGCCCACCTGGCCGCTGCAG GCCCTGTGGgaatggcagctgctgctgctgtggcgacGGGCAAGAAAAGGAAACGGCCTCACGTCTTTGAATCCAACCCGTCGATCCGCAAGAGGCAGCAGACACGTTTGTTACG gAAGCTTCGTGCCACGCTGGACGAATACACCACCCGCGTAGGACAGCAGGCCATTGTCCTCTGCATCTCGCCCTCCAAACCCAACCctgtttttaaagtgtttggTGCAGCACCGCTAGAGAACGTG GTGCGCAAGTACAAGAGCATGATCCTGGAAGACCTGGAGTCCGCTCTGTTGGAACACGCACCTGCGCCGCAAGAGGTTAACTCTGAGCTGCCACCGCTTACCATCGACGGGATTCCGGTCTCTGTGGACAAGATGACCCAG GCACAGCTGCGGGCCTTCATCCCCGAAATGCTGAAATACTCGACGGGCCGTGGCAAGCCGGGCTGGGGGAAGGAGAGCTGCAAGCCCGTCTGGTGGCCCGAAGACATCCCGTGGGCCAACGTCCGCAGCGACGTCCGGACCGAGGAGCAGAAGCAGAGGGTGTGTGTTGATGAAAGTCCTCTTGCTTCAGCAAAGGGCTCTGACTTG ggaagcaaggaGCATTGCGAGAGCTCGAGGACACATCACAGCCAG GTGTCTTGGACTCAGGCGCTGCGGACCATTGTGAAGAACTGCTACAAACAGCACGGCCGCGAGGACCTGCTCTACGCTTTTGAGGATCAGCAAACACAGCCTGCAACAGCAACACACAGTATAGCACACCTGGTCCCGTCCCAAACCGTGGTCCAGACCTTCAGCAATCCCGACGGCACAGTCTCTCTCATCCAG GTTGGCACAGGAGCTACGGTAGCGACCTTGGCCGATGCCTCTGAATTGCCCACCACAGTTACTGTCGCACAAGTCAACTACTCTGCAGTAACCGACGGAGAG GTGGAGCAGAACTGGGCAACGCTACAGGGCGGAGAGATGACTATCCAAACCACCCAGGCCTCAGAAGCCACGCAGGCAGTGGCATCCCTGGCAGAAGCTGCGGTGGCGGCATCGCAAGAGATGCAGCAAGGGGCAACAGTCACCATGGCCCTCAACAG CGAAGCAGCCGCCCACGCCGTCGCCACGCTTGCAGAAGCCACCCTCCAAGGCGGGGGGCAGATTGTCTTGTCCGGTGAAACTGCAGCAGCCGTCGGCGCGCTCACCGGGGTTCAAGATGCGAACG CTCCTGTTGCCCCAGAGGAAGTGGGGAGCGAAGCCCCTGCTGACCCCGTGAGCCTCACTTGGGGCGTCCCCATGGCACACTCCTACATCATCTGGCCCGCAGGAAACGGCATGGAAAGGACCTTGGCATCCCTTTTAAGCTAA